One segment of uncultured Tolumonas sp. DNA contains the following:
- a CDS encoding sensor domain-containing diguanylate cyclase, which translates to MNKQILNEKPKPLFTHRMLLIVIIAAWFGLVALAVHFLINEQIGQLHHEFDDEAKSMLTDVQIKLNNNIAVLTGLSAFLQTVEQSDTTLTTKFTESIATSYPYIYMIEVARKVSLTERHHLEQVLQKAWRPNFSIKRFSDVTRRKSVEVESSTETWPVLFMYPDLPQAQSIYGVALESVDFLTYTLASAHKSGKPTASPMFTLYEGGSAYILLQEVNRPSNRLNFSADGPNFFGNSMAAMLVIKTDSLFINQQKPTQEINFKYRANMPVPGKSQNFIFEHKDRVSGLFDRLFLPVFQLDSEIHNPSQPMLLTFSKQMLWSDLLTPTNILLMGLLGFSLVAITWITLRHFQELERSKQQHEYAAYLATHDVLTGLPNRFLFTDRYEQAFNNWQRSNSSFALAMLDLDKFKNINDQYGHDVGDEVLKITATRINHELRPNDTVARYGGDEFVALLTNISDTKDSRLIGERILSAVSEPIPTAVGLLNISCSIGISICPEHGESIDALRKSADQALYSSKQLGRNRVYIYQNDSPDTNLAR; encoded by the coding sequence ATGAACAAACAAATATTAAATGAGAAACCAAAGCCGCTCTTTACTCACCGCATGTTATTGATTGTGATTATTGCTGCATGGTTCGGACTTGTTGCACTAGCTGTTCATTTTCTGATAAATGAGCAAATTGGACAATTGCACCATGAGTTTGATGATGAAGCAAAGTCCATGCTTACGGATGTTCAGATAAAACTGAATAACAATATAGCGGTTTTAACCGGGTTGTCTGCTTTCCTGCAAACGGTAGAGCAAAGTGATACTACGCTAACGACAAAATTTACAGAGTCTATTGCTACTTCTTATCCATATATTTACATGATTGAGGTAGCCCGAAAAGTATCATTAACTGAACGTCACCATCTTGAGCAAGTGCTCCAAAAAGCTTGGCGGCCTAATTTTTCGATAAAAAGATTTTCCGATGTAACCCGGCGTAAATCGGTTGAAGTTGAATCTTCAACTGAAACCTGGCCAGTGCTCTTTATGTATCCTGATCTACCCCAGGCACAGTCAATATATGGGGTAGCACTAGAATCAGTCGATTTTCTCACTTACACCTTAGCTTCTGCTCATAAATCTGGAAAGCCAACAGCTTCACCAATGTTTACCTTATATGAAGGCGGTAGTGCCTATATTTTGTTGCAGGAAGTTAATCGGCCATCAAATCGTTTAAATTTTTCAGCCGATGGTCCTAATTTTTTTGGTAATAGTATGGCTGCCATGCTGGTTATTAAGACTGACTCGTTATTTATTAATCAGCAAAAACCTACTCAAGAGATTAATTTTAAATATCGTGCCAATATGCCTGTTCCAGGTAAATCTCAGAATTTTATTTTTGAACATAAGGATCGTGTAAGTGGATTATTTGATCGCTTATTTCTTCCGGTCTTTCAGCTTGATTCGGAGATACATAATCCATCGCAACCGATGTTGTTAACTTTTTCGAAGCAGATGCTTTGGTCTGATTTATTGACACCGACAAATATACTACTTATGGGACTGCTTGGTTTCTCATTGGTAGCAATAACTTGGATAACATTGCGGCATTTTCAAGAACTGGAAAGGTCTAAACAGCAACATGAATATGCAGCTTATCTTGCTACTCATGATGTATTGACCGGATTGCCGAATCGTTTTCTTTTTACTGATCGGTATGAGCAAGCATTCAATAACTGGCAACGAAGTAATTCTTCTTTTGCTTTGGCTATGTTGGATTTGGATAAATTCAAGAATATCAACGATCAATATGGTCACGATGTTGGAGATGAGGTACTCAAAATCACAGCAACGCGTATTAACCATGAATTACGCCCCAATGATACAGTTGCACGTTATGGCGGAGATGAATTCGTTGCTTTGCTAACAAATATCTCAGATACCAAGGATAGTCGATTAATTGGAGAAAGAATTTTAAGTGCTGTTTCAGAACCAATCCCAACGGCTGTAGGGCTTTTAAATATATCGTGCAGTATAGGTATCTCTATCTGCCCTGAGCATGGTGAATCTATAGATGCCTTGAGAAAATCAGCTGATCAAGCATTGTATTCCTCCAAACAATTAGGGCGAAATAGAGTCTATATTTATCAAAACGACTCACCTGACACGAACTTGGCAAGATAA
- a CDS encoding sucrose-6-phosphate hydrolase: MSEVSLLKQLARSLMTGQLIAASDPHRPHWHLAPVVGRLNDPNGFIQAHDRYHLFYQWNPLACRPSASWWGHWSSADLVHWRHEPVALLPTEEYEINGCYSGSAVFNNDKITLLYTGNVKYADGSRTAYQCLAEEMPDGTYQKLGPVIPLPEGYTGHVRDPKVWQHDGLWYMVLAAQTPEIKGKVLFYRSSNLQQWQLVSEIAGTHLNGLKEFGYMWECPDLFHLDDHDVLLCCPQGLAAEQYRYLNQHQCGYFVGELDYQHGTFPHGEFFELDLGFEFYAPQTTETADGRRLMYGWLGMPDGDTQPTIKYGWVDCMTCPRELFLRDGQLYQQPAEELQQLRQGSGTTWQGTASEAPLFDAISAELLISVAGQFSLSLRENATLDWDGECLKLSRLNWHTQETESRYWFGELKSVQLLLDSSSLELFINNGEACMTARYFPDPTQKSLRFAGAGALSIHHWLLSACVIE; the protein is encoded by the coding sequence ATGTCTGAAGTTTCTTTACTGAAACAACTCGCCCGGTCGTTAATGACCGGGCAACTTATTGCTGCCAGTGACCCGCATCGCCCGCACTGGCATCTGGCGCCCGTCGTAGGCCGACTCAATGACCCGAATGGTTTTATCCAGGCGCATGACCGATACCATCTGTTCTATCAATGGAACCCGCTGGCTTGCCGCCCAAGTGCCAGCTGGTGGGGCCACTGGAGTTCGGCAGATTTAGTGCACTGGCGTCATGAACCGGTCGCACTGTTACCAACCGAAGAGTATGAAATTAACGGTTGTTATTCCGGTTCCGCCGTATTTAACAACGACAAAATTACGCTGCTCTACACCGGTAATGTCAAATATGCCGACGGCTCCCGAACCGCCTATCAGTGTCTGGCAGAGGAAATGCCTGACGGCACTTACCAGAAACTGGGGCCGGTTATTCCGCTTCCTGAAGGTTACACCGGTCATGTGCGTGATCCGAAAGTGTGGCAACACGATGGGTTGTGGTACATGGTGTTAGCGGCACAAACACCCGAGATCAAAGGTAAAGTGCTGTTTTATCGCAGTAGCAACCTGCAACAGTGGCAATTAGTCAGTGAAATTGCCGGCACTCATCTTAATGGCCTGAAAGAATTCGGTTATATGTGGGAATGTCCGGATCTGTTTCATCTGGACGATCACGACGTGTTGCTCTGTTGCCCACAAGGCTTAGCCGCCGAACAATACCGTTATCTCAATCAGCACCAATGTGGTTATTTTGTCGGTGAACTGGATTACCAGCACGGTACATTCCCACATGGTGAGTTTTTCGAGTTGGATCTGGGCTTTGAGTTTTACGCACCACAAACCACCGAAACCGCTGATGGCCGCCGTTTAATGTATGGCTGGTTGGGCATGCCGGATGGGGATACACAACCCACCATAAAATATGGTTGGGTTGATTGTATGACCTGCCCGCGTGAGCTGTTCTTGCGTGATGGTCAGCTATACCAGCAACCTGCCGAAGAATTGCAACAGCTGCGACAAGGTTCGGGGACCACATGGCAAGGAACTGCCAGTGAAGCACCGTTGTTTGACGCTATCTCGGCCGAACTGTTGATAAGTGTTGCCGGGCAATTCTCATTATCGTTGCGAGAGAATGCCACCCTAGATTGGGATGGTGAATGTCTGAAGCTGAGCCGCTTGAATTGGCATACCCAAGAAACAGAATCGCGGTATTGGTTTGGTGAATTAAAATCAGTGCAGTTGTTGCTTGATAGCTCGTCATTAGAGTTATTTATCAATAATGGCGAAGCGTGTATGACCGCGCGTTACTTCCCGGATCCAACCCAAAAAAGTTTACGCTTTGCAGGGGCAGGAGCTCTCTCAATTCATCACTGGTTGTTGTCGGCATGCGTGATAGAATAA
- the proB gene encoding glutamate 5-kinase, whose protein sequence is MKSKTIVVKLGTSILTGGTRKLDQAHMVELVRQCAALHRHGHQVVVVTSGAIAAGREKLGYPDLPPTMPNKQMLAAVGQCHLMQVWQNLFSIYGLQIGQLLLTRADLEDRERYLNARDTLQTLLHNRIIPVINENDAVAIAEIKVGDNDNLSARAAILADADLLILLTDQKGLFTADPRTNPDATLIEEVTEITDQLRSLAGDSVSGLGTGGMSTKLQAADIACRAGIEVVIASGKTPEVVGRLANNEKVGTRFKAQANPLEGRKSWILAGPQSHGEIHIDAGAVKAVHDKGSSLLPKGITQIVGEFGRGEAVRIITPDGKELARGITRYTADELARVRGHHSDEIEACLGYGYGPVAIHRDDMVLL, encoded by the coding sequence ATGAAAAGCAAAACCATCGTCGTCAAGCTGGGCACCAGCATTCTTACCGGCGGCACACGTAAACTGGATCAAGCTCATATGGTTGAGTTGGTTCGTCAGTGTGCTGCTTTGCATCGTCATGGGCATCAAGTCGTGGTTGTTACCTCTGGCGCTATCGCCGCAGGTCGTGAGAAGTTGGGTTACCCCGATCTTCCCCCCACTATGCCCAACAAACAGATGCTGGCGGCGGTGGGGCAATGTCACCTGATGCAAGTGTGGCAAAACCTGTTCAGTATCTATGGTTTGCAGATCGGCCAGTTGTTGCTGACCCGTGCCGATCTGGAAGATCGCGAACGTTATCTGAACGCACGCGACACGCTGCAGACACTGCTGCATAACCGCATTATTCCTGTTATTAACGAAAATGATGCAGTCGCGATTGCCGAAATTAAGGTCGGTGATAATGACAACCTGTCTGCGCGCGCTGCTATTTTGGCCGATGCAGATCTGTTAATTCTGCTGACTGACCAGAAAGGATTGTTTACCGCCGATCCGCGCACCAACCCGGATGCGACATTGATTGAAGAAGTCACTGAAATCACCGATCAACTGCGTAGTCTCGCTGGTGACAGCGTGAGTGGTCTGGGTACTGGTGGCATGTCGACGAAACTGCAAGCCGCCGATATCGCTTGCCGTGCTGGTATTGAAGTGGTGATCGCCAGTGGTAAAACACCGGAAGTAGTCGGTCGTCTGGCAAATAATGAAAAAGTCGGCACCCGCTTTAAAGCACAAGCTAATCCGTTGGAAGGTCGCAAGAGCTGGATTTTAGCTGGTCCGCAGTCGCACGGTGAAATTCACATTGATGCCGGTGCAGTGAAAGCGGTGCATGACAAAGGCTCGAGCCTGTTGCCAAAAGGCATCACGCAAATTGTCGGTGAATTCGGTCGCGGTGAAGCCGTGCGCATCATTACACCGGACGGCAAAGAGTTGGCTCGCGGCATTACGCGCTATACTGCTGATGAATTAGCCCGTGTGCGTGGTCATCATTCGGATGAAATTGAAGCTTGCTTAGGTTATGGCTATGGTCCGGTGGCAATCCACCGTGACGATATGGTCTTGCTGTAA
- the hpt gene encoding hypoxanthine phosphoribosyltransferase has translation MKHKIDVMISEEDVQAKVAELGRQITAHYQGTSELVLVGLLRGSCLFLADLSRHIDLPVSLDFMTASSYGNSTTTSREVRVLKDLDDEIKGKDVLIVEDIIDSGFTLSKIRDIIGLREPKSLAICTLLNKPARREVQVPVEWTGFTIPDEFVVGYGIDYAQLYRNLRFIGKVIPQE, from the coding sequence ATGAAACACAAAATTGATGTGATGATCTCGGAAGAGGATGTTCAGGCCAAAGTGGCTGAACTGGGGCGTCAGATCACCGCACATTATCAGGGAACCTCTGAGCTGGTTCTGGTGGGGTTATTGCGCGGTTCTTGTTTGTTTTTGGCTGATCTGAGCCGTCATATTGATCTGCCGGTGAGTCTCGATTTTATGACCGCATCTAGTTACGGCAACAGCACAACGACTTCTCGTGAAGTGCGTGTGCTGAAAGATTTGGATGATGAGATCAAAGGCAAAGATGTGTTGATCGTGGAAGACATCATCGACAGCGGTTTTACTTTAAGCAAAATCCGCGACATCATCGGTTTGCGCGAACCTAAATCACTGGCGATCTGTACGCTGCTGAATAAACCGGCGCGCCGTGAAGTGCAAGTACCGGTCGAGTGGACCGGCTTTACCATTCCGGATGAATTTGTGGTGGGTTACGGCATCGATTACGCCCAGCTGTACCGCAATCTGCGTTTTATCGGCAAAGTGATCCCGCAGGAATAA
- a CDS encoding glutamate-5-semialdehyde dehydrogenase, with amino-acid sequence MSLLAMGKAARDASFELAIAATARKNQALLAMADELELQQDVILAANAKDIEAGRASGLTDALLDRLLLNESRLAGIVADVRKVVTLDDPVGAEIDSRVLENGMRLSRRRVPIGVIGVIYEARPNVTIDIAALCLKTGNASILRGGRETFHSNMALVQVIQAALAKSGLPAASVQYIESPDRALVSELLTMDQYVDMIIPRGGANLHRLCKDQSTIPVIIGGFGVSHLYVDESADLVRAIDVIDNAKVQRPSACNSLDTLLLNEKIAAKIAPALVARMNQQKVTLVAEPQAFALLQAAGANQLRQAGDEDFDTEWLSLTLGVKVVPDVKAAIAHLQEHNACHSDAILTNDLRHAELFINGVGSAAVYVNASTRFTDGAQFGLGAEVAVSTQKLHARGPMGLTELTSYKWIGQADYLSRS; translated from the coding sequence ATGAGTTTATTAGCAATGGGCAAGGCCGCCCGCGATGCCTCGTTTGAATTAGCTATTGCCGCCACCGCCCGTAAAAATCAGGCATTGCTGGCAATGGCCGATGAGCTGGAATTGCAGCAGGATGTGATCCTAGCTGCGAACGCCAAAGACATTGAAGCGGGCCGTGCGTCAGGGTTAACCGATGCTCTGCTCGACCGTCTGCTACTGAATGAATCACGTCTGGCCGGTATTGTTGCCGATGTGCGCAAAGTGGTGACACTGGATGATCCGGTTGGCGCTGAAATTGACAGCCGCGTGCTGGAAAATGGCATGCGTCTGTCGCGTCGTCGCGTACCAATTGGCGTGATTGGCGTTATTTATGAAGCGCGCCCGAATGTCACGATTGATATCGCCGCACTGTGTCTGAAAACGGGTAACGCCAGCATTTTGCGTGGTGGTCGTGAGACGTTTCATTCCAACATGGCGTTGGTGCAAGTCATTCAGGCGGCATTGGCCAAGAGTGGTTTGCCAGCAGCATCCGTGCAATACATTGAAAGCCCTGATCGAGCTTTGGTGAGCGAACTGCTGACCATGGATCAATACGTCGATATGATCATCCCCCGTGGTGGCGCGAACTTGCATCGTCTGTGTAAAGATCAAAGCACGATTCCGGTGATCATCGGCGGTTTTGGTGTCAGCCACTTATACGTGGATGAAAGCGCTGATCTGGTACGTGCGATTGATGTGATTGATAACGCAAAAGTACAGCGTCCATCCGCCTGTAATTCGCTGGATACCTTGCTGCTGAATGAAAAGATTGCCGCCAAAATTGCACCAGCGTTAGTAGCACGGATGAATCAGCAGAAAGTGACGTTGGTGGCTGAACCGCAAGCGTTTGCTTTGTTGCAAGCGGCGGGAGCCAACCAATTACGTCAGGCGGGTGATGAAGATTTTGACACCGAATGGTTGAGTCTGACACTAGGCGTGAAAGTGGTGCCTGATGTTAAAGCGGCGATAGCTCACTTGCAGGAACATAACGCCTGCCACTCTGATGCGATCCTGACCAACGATTTACGCCATGCCGAGTTGTTTATCAACGGTGTCGGTTCAGCGGCGGTATATGTCAATGCATCAACCCGTTTTACTGACGGTGCGCAGTTTGGTTTAGGCGCTGAAGTGGCCGTTTCTACCCAGAAACTGCATGCCCGTGGCCCGATGGGGCTAACCGAACTGACCAGTTACAAGTGGATCGGTCAGGCAGATTATTTGAGCCGCAGTTAA
- a CDS encoding sucrose-specific PTS transporter subunit IIBC yields the protein MNVTSVANELIPLLGGKENIVSAAHCATRLRLVLQDDNKINKNAIEQVDGVKGCFSNAGQIQIIFGTGIVNKVYAAFTAVAGINESSEGEVKKLATQKLNIVQRAARTLSNIFVPIIPAIVASGLLMGTLGLVRTYGWANPDSAIFIMLDMFSSAAFIILPVLIGFTAAREFGGNPYLGATLGGILTHPALTNAWTVGSGFKTMSFMGMDVAMIGYQGTVFPVLIAVWFMSHLEKQLRRVIPDALDIILTPFLTVVITGFVSLLFIGPAGRGLGHGITYVLTTLYEHAGWIAGLLFGGTYSAIVITGIHHSFHAIELGLLADKSVGVNFLLPIWAMANVAQGGACLAVYFKTKDARIKSIAIPAGISCLLGITEAAIFGINLRFVKPFLAALAGGALGGAWVVASKVGMTAVGLTGIPGIAIVQSSSVLNYMIGMVIAFGAAFAIATVLRYNTDAE from the coding sequence ATGAATGTAACTTCTGTAGCAAATGAACTGATCCCACTACTGGGCGGTAAAGAGAATATCGTCAGTGCAGCCCACTGCGCAACCCGTTTGCGTTTGGTTTTGCAGGATGATAACAAAATTAATAAAAATGCCATTGAACAAGTGGATGGCGTCAAAGGTTGTTTCAGTAACGCGGGGCAGATCCAGATCATTTTTGGCACTGGTATTGTGAACAAGGTCTATGCCGCATTTACAGCAGTAGCAGGCATTAATGAATCCAGCGAAGGTGAAGTTAAAAAGCTGGCCACACAAAAACTGAATATCGTGCAGCGTGCTGCCCGTACTCTGTCTAACATCTTTGTCCCTATCATTCCTGCCATCGTGGCATCAGGTTTGTTGATGGGTACCTTGGGTCTGGTCCGCACTTACGGTTGGGCAAACCCGGACAGCGCGATTTTCATCATGCTGGATATGTTCAGCTCTGCGGCATTTATCATTCTACCAGTGCTGATCGGTTTCACTGCAGCACGTGAATTTGGTGGCAACCCTTATCTGGGCGCAACACTGGGCGGGATCTTAACCCATCCGGCACTGACGAATGCCTGGACTGTCGGCTCTGGTTTCAAAACCATGAGTTTCATGGGCATGGACGTTGCGATGATCGGTTATCAGGGCACGGTATTCCCTGTCTTGATCGCAGTCTGGTTCATGAGCCATCTGGAAAAACAACTGCGTCGCGTTATTCCTGATGCATTGGATATCATCCTGACTCCGTTCCTGACTGTCGTGATCACCGGTTTTGTTTCGCTGCTGTTCATCGGCCCAGCGGGTCGTGGTTTAGGTCATGGTATTACTTATGTATTGACCACCCTGTATGAACATGCAGGTTGGATCGCAGGTCTGTTATTCGGCGGTACTTACTCAGCCATCGTTATCACCGGTATTCACCACAGCTTCCATGCCATTGAACTGGGTCTGCTGGCCGATAAGAGCGTGGGTGTAAACTTCCTGCTGCCAATCTGGGCTATGGCGAACGTAGCACAAGGTGGTGCGTGTCTGGCGGTGTATTTCAAAACCAAAGATGCGCGGATCAAATCAATTGCTATCCCAGCTGGTATCTCTTGTCTGTTGGGGATCACTGAAGCGGCTATCTTCGGTATTAACCTGCGCTTTGTGAAGCCATTCCTGGCCGCACTGGCGGGTGGTGCACTGGGTGGTGCTTGGGTTGTTGCCAGCAAAGTCGGTATGACGGCTGTAGGCCTGACCGGTATTCCTGGTATCGCGATTGTACAATCCAGCTCCGTGCTGAATTACATGATTGGTATGGTTATCGCTTTCGGTGCCGCTTTCGCTATCGCCACTGTATTGCGTTACAACACGGACGCTGAATAA
- a CDS encoding methyl-accepting chemotaxis protein: protein MFSFFGKKVAETANSQPVVHVLRSDAQKLSQDLQQWLPKGSEPALLVAYISPHTDFNQCCQMLKQYLNSHAPKCQLLATTTAGELCHRPDTASSLYCDTGSSWNTVVVQAFDQRLLQQVMITSVALNNEDLKRGEISVSHHDRVQRIAQSLARLSIPFPIEHHDTVALAFLDGLSASESFFSEAVYSSRRFPCHFIGGSAGGKLDFKNTYIYDGKQIQQGHAVIAFMKINPAYRYAIFTSHNFEKQNVSFLITEASQEQRWVKSVLTDDHHVISFIDALKKHFRVSNNHDLERQLEDYSFAIEIEDQLFIRSIAGFDFEKDRVSFFCDLSMGEQLFLVKRQDLVQRTEQDFRAFMATKQHAKPVGGILNDCILRRLHNQQSLAQVHSFDAIPTAGFSTFGELYGVNINQTLTALFFFQLENRDVHFSDDSVDLFPILYAQFQNYSLQRHIKQIDIVSKIRKEIIQQLEHYRSLMPALTTRLGDIEHNVQDISQQVLQLGGSLSKHLQQLNTLLELSNSIQPKTVTLNSSTENIKEILNVINKIADQTNLLALNAAIEAARAGEHGRGFAVVAEEVRKLAQITQESLKKTNDSIHGLVVNVGDISELIGENSSTGDEFARSTHNFNSRLAEVSADIQKASGAIVYAVSALREASALTESVNERMDTLDQLTNMLN from the coding sequence ATGTTTTCATTTTTTGGAAAAAAAGTTGCAGAAACCGCCAATAGTCAACCCGTTGTTCATGTCTTACGCTCTGATGCACAGAAGTTGTCACAAGATCTGCAGCAATGGCTACCCAAAGGATCTGAACCTGCACTTTTGGTCGCATATATCAGCCCACATACCGATTTTAATCAGTGCTGCCAGATGCTGAAACAATACCTGAACAGCCACGCGCCCAAATGCCAATTACTGGCTACGACTACCGCTGGCGAGTTATGCCATCGGCCGGATACGGCATCTTCGCTCTATTGTGATACGGGTAGTAGCTGGAACACCGTAGTGGTACAGGCATTTGACCAGCGGTTACTGCAACAAGTGATGATCACCAGTGTGGCGCTGAATAATGAAGATCTAAAACGTGGCGAAATCAGCGTGTCACATCATGATCGAGTACAACGTATAGCACAATCACTGGCTCGCCTCTCCATTCCGTTCCCTATCGAACATCATGATACTGTCGCGTTGGCCTTTCTTGACGGATTAAGCGCTTCAGAATCCTTTTTTAGTGAAGCGGTTTACAGCAGCCGCCGTTTTCCTTGTCACTTCATTGGCGGTTCAGCCGGTGGCAAACTCGATTTTAAAAATACTTATATTTATGACGGCAAGCAGATCCAGCAAGGCCATGCCGTGATTGCGTTTATGAAAATTAATCCAGCCTATCGGTACGCTATTTTTACCTCGCATAATTTTGAAAAGCAGAACGTTTCGTTTTTAATCACCGAAGCTTCGCAGGAACAACGCTGGGTCAAATCTGTGCTAACAGATGATCATCATGTGATCTCGTTTATTGATGCGCTGAAAAAACATTTTCGTGTCAGCAATAACCATGATTTAGAACGACAGCTGGAAGATTACAGTTTCGCCATTGAGATCGAAGACCAGCTGTTTATTCGCAGTATCGCCGGCTTTGATTTTGAAAAAGATCGGGTCTCTTTTTTCTGTGACTTATCGATGGGGGAACAGCTGTTTCTGGTTAAACGACAGGATTTAGTCCAACGTACCGAACAGGATTTCCGTGCATTTATGGCAACCAAACAACACGCCAAACCTGTCGGCGGTATCTTAAATGATTGTATTTTACGGCGGCTGCACAACCAGCAAAGTTTAGCGCAAGTGCATAGTTTTGATGCGATCCCGACGGCGGGTTTTTCAACGTTCGGTGAGCTGTATGGTGTCAATATCAACCAGACACTGACGGCATTGTTTTTCTTTCAACTGGAAAACCGTGACGTGCATTTCTCGGATGATTCTGTCGATCTGTTCCCTATTTTATATGCTCAATTTCAAAACTACAGCCTGCAACGACACATCAAACAAATTGATATTGTCAGTAAGATCCGCAAAGAAATTATTCAGCAACTGGAACACTATCGTTCTTTGATGCCTGCGTTAACAACACGACTGGGGGATATTGAACACAACGTTCAGGATATCAGCCAACAGGTATTACAACTGGGCGGTTCATTGTCGAAACACTTACAACAATTAAATACATTGCTAGAACTGAGTAACAGCATTCAACCAAAAACCGTGACGCTAAACAGCAGCACTGAAAATATCAAAGAGATCTTAAATGTCATCAATAAGATTGCCGACCAAACCAACTTATTGGCATTAAATGCCGCCATTGAAGCAGCGCGGGCTGGAGAACATGGTCGTGGTTTTGCGGTAGTCGCCGAGGAAGTGCGGAAACTGGCGCAAATTACGCAGGAATCATTGAAAAAAACCAATGATTCGATTCATGGGCTGGTGGTTAATGTCGGTGATATTTCAGAATTGATTGGCGAAAACAGCTCAACGGGCGATGAGTTTGCCCGCAGTACACACAATTTCAACAGTCGGCTCGCGGAAGTTTCTGCTGACATCCAAAAAGCCAGTGGGGCCATTGTCTATGCGGTTTCTGCCTTGCGTGAAGCCAGTGCGCTCACCGAAAGTGTTAATGAAAGAATGGATACCTTGGATCAACTGACCAATATGCTGAATTGA
- a CDS encoding LacI family DNA-binding transcriptional regulator gives MKQPNRITISNIAELAGVSKATASLVLNGKGDEYRVSEDTQQRILAIAEEHRYQPSFHARALRSSRSHTIGLVLPFLTQFTNASLAKELESLFRNAGIQIIIACSDEDPEQERVVVNNLLQRQVDGLIVISSNTSDEAYSKIHSYVPVVQLGRQIGDSSLPLIMTDATTATANLIQVLATQSPEEVYYFGGEPSLTPSKQRLTGYKQGLQHAQVIVRPEWIRQRNYLSYSGYDMMEEVCNELGRPPKALFTASFSLLEGVLQYLNQNPEMQQGLQLASFDDHELLDFMPLHVDSIAQDYTALAFNAFTMLMALMEDKPLTSPVTQTIPARIRWRHPESRRLSKLMAADFLRK, from the coding sequence GTGAAACAACCAAACCGTATTACTATCAGTAACATCGCAGAACTAGCGGGCGTCTCTAAGGCGACCGCTAGTTTGGTATTGAATGGCAAAGGCGATGAATACCGGGTATCGGAAGATACCCAGCAACGCATACTGGCAATAGCTGAAGAGCACCGCTATCAACCCAGTTTTCATGCCCGTGCGTTACGCTCATCACGCAGCCACACAATTGGTTTGGTACTCCCCTTCTTAACACAGTTCACCAACGCCAGTCTGGCTAAAGAGCTGGAATCGCTGTTTCGAAATGCAGGGATTCAAATCATCATCGCTTGTTCCGATGAAGATCCGGAACAAGAGCGTGTGGTGGTTAATAATCTGCTACAACGTCAGGTTGATGGTTTAATTGTTATCTCAAGCAATACCAGCGACGAAGCGTATAGCAAGATCCACAGTTATGTCCCAGTGGTGCAGCTCGGTCGTCAGATTGGTGACTCCAGCTTGCCGCTGATCATGACCGATGCCACTACGGCTACCGCCAATCTGATCCAGGTATTAGCGACCCAATCGCCGGAAGAAGTGTACTACTTTGGCGGTGAACCAAGCCTGACACCGAGCAAACAACGGCTGACCGGCTATAAGCAGGGCTTGCAACATGCGCAGGTCATTGTGCGCCCGGAATGGATCCGCCAGCGCAATTATCTCTCGTATTCGGGTTATGACATGATGGAAGAGGTCTGCAATGAATTAGGGCGTCCACCTAAAGCGTTATTCACCGCCTCATTCTCGCTGTTGGAAGGTGTACTGCAATACCTGAATCAAAACCCGGAGATGCAACAAGGTTTGCAACTGGCCAGTTTTGATGATCATGAGTTGTTGGATTTTATGCCGCTGCATGTCGACAGTATCGCTCAGGATTACACCGCCCTCGCCTTCAATGCCTTCACCATGCTAATGGCCTTGATGGAAGACAAACCGCTGACATCGCCGGTGACACAAACCATCCCGGCCCGTATCCGCTGGCGCCATCCTGAATCGCGTCGATTAAGCAAACTAATGGCTGCTGATTTTCTGCGTAAATAA